A single window of Paenibacillus sp. SYP-B4298 DNA harbors:
- a CDS encoding toxin-antitoxin system YwqK family antitoxin — translation MEQKSILSLDEVFKTGIEFTDDVCFSGESGQEVYDKPIEEGGKPITGLVYERYRNGNLAYYSYYKNGIADGDYVKFFENGKVESFQEMYMGVLFGQSISWFDNGIIKSMASYKYGFKITYREWNIEGELINEMLEPNDFEKSMIEKYDKWNIQTGN, via the coding sequence ATGGAACAAAAATCTATTTTGTCACTTGATGAAGTTTTCAAAACAGGAATTGAATTTACTGATGACGTATGTTTTTCTGGGGAAAGTGGGCAAGAAGTATATGATAAACCAATTGAAGAAGGTGGAAAGCCAATCACGGGGCTTGTATATGAAAGATATAGGAATGGGAACTTAGCTTATTATTCTTACTATAAGAACGGAATTGCTGATGGCGATTATGTTAAATTTTTCGAGAATGGTAAAGTAGAGAGCTTTCAAGAGATGTATATGGGGGTATTATTTGGTCAGTCAATATCTTGGTTTGACAATGGTATTATAAAATCAATGGCGAGTTACAAATATGGGTTTAAAATAACATATAGGGAGTGGAACATAGAAGGAGAATTGATAAATGAAATGCTAGAACCAAACGATTTTGAAAAAAGTATGATAGAAAAATACGATAAGTGGAATATACAAACGGGAAATTAG
- a CDS encoding YwqJ-related putative deaminase has product MSEEQQPERALAGYGQLRLQGCGPVQQLQAIRLEQRIGEHARLWASGIIPQEQAQEAQQWMAGEEPVLLEELREEGQTAAILFQGYVVEQTIQARNEVYTFQLEAISSSSMLDRTRRIRPFAAPGQSYTGMIRQVLSAYPGGDTIDEASGGQQLGEFVVQYEETDWEFLSRMASRFGTWLVPEVRAASPKIWFGLPEGRAWELERGTTYKLRKTLGGLPQRRIEPSGDTEDAYLSRYEQRSNWKSGSPGGAVAGKDGLRGQEQGRDTARDVARDRAREEGYARGRAQSGSAVWQRYGGTAWATDDGDRPSSHQYVLESAERYALGDRIRLNEREWIVAGSESCMEAGLLRTRYNLCEPEGLVQPRYGNPRMIGGRLRGKVQQVQQDRVQVELDTESQAAAGRDAAEADKSKAASAGKSDKVEGSWFGYRTPYAGGGHTGWYSMPEPGDAVEILLPCAEEGAAYAVEHVRVKALGSDPEVKSWRHRGGAGIALEPERLLVEAGAGVQIRLDGSGLTVESSGELKLDGGHVRLTSGGRMKLEASEAVYLRGGASSVVLDGESDVRTPLLKQEGRTKKPVTVKPLPRVYEPPLMPMADYEAAQRAEQEAAAAAAGIGAVGAGAAGAGLLGVKAGSLLSAGLALVGMIPVIGGVLKGAMTAGLTALGMLPRTGAASIGAVVGMRAGAPSAGGSGGGVWSDLAALLIALKQGQPLDIGDVVTLARKIQQHWSWSELLRQLMEEMNRRSAARARWGPEETTKPVSTPGVADTLLIDPARLDDEDMINQAMKDHTEHLNGTYEIKSEIDLDIIELQMVSEGSKAYAKIRESLLKNSFRGDEAALERWMKRFKDPGTRGKAILELKQGIGLTREPTSAQSERNRAAEVYLVMSDVLRKDPSSGEYEGLKKDAIRWYQQLYPNKSKSEAEQWFARLTQSGGRASEEQVDEAWSEFWERYNEQQAANDQFWFGMMALADAVMSIRDVKNASRYGTMGLTSGGGTPPRPNANGSSPSKNTGTNPPPAAPKAKPEEPSSGTGNGKKDGGNSGKGGEGSKGSGSEGTGELVRNKGLANFTVEEISNLKNHVIEEAQMLKDIGLTNKQLGPAVAGVYDKTTGKIYTAINDVDGLVPKELHPIIKERIKNMPQGVKDSYTFTYGAGSHAEVYAANKALLANSNARIEDLIVYVIKPGSVTKPVKDVPFHTCAHCNYILKDFNIISDLP; this is encoded by the coding sequence GTGAGCGAGGAGCAGCAGCCTGAGCGGGCGCTTGCGGGGTATGGACAGCTTCGGCTGCAGGGCTGCGGCCCGGTACAGCAGCTTCAAGCGATTCGGCTGGAACAGCGCATCGGAGAGCATGCCCGACTGTGGGCAAGCGGGATCATTCCGCAGGAGCAAGCCCAGGAGGCGCAGCAATGGATGGCGGGCGAAGAGCCGGTGCTGTTGGAGGAGCTGAGGGAAGAGGGGCAGACGGCGGCAATCCTGTTCCAGGGCTATGTAGTCGAACAGACGATTCAGGCGAGGAACGAGGTATACACCTTCCAACTGGAGGCGATCTCCTCCAGCAGCATGCTGGACAGAACGAGACGCATCCGCCCATTTGCAGCACCGGGTCAGAGCTACACGGGAATGATCCGGCAGGTGCTGTCGGCTTATCCGGGAGGGGATACGATCGATGAAGCATCCGGTGGGCAGCAGTTGGGGGAGTTTGTCGTGCAGTATGAGGAGACGGACTGGGAATTTCTGAGCCGAATGGCCTCCCGGTTCGGGACATGGCTGGTGCCGGAGGTGCGTGCCGCCTCGCCGAAGATCTGGTTCGGTCTGCCAGAGGGCAGAGCATGGGAGCTGGAGCGCGGCACCACCTACAAGCTGAGGAAAACCTTGGGCGGATTGCCGCAGCGGCGCATAGAGCCCAGCGGTGATACAGAAGATGCCTATCTCTCCCGGTATGAGCAACGCTCCAATTGGAAGTCCGGGTCTCCAGGCGGGGCTGTGGCGGGCAAGGACGGGCTGAGGGGGCAGGAGCAGGGAAGGGATACGGCAAGGGATGTGGCAAGGGACAGGGCGAGGGAGGAAGGCTATGCCCGTGGTCGAGCTCAGAGTGGATCGGCCGTGTGGCAGCGGTATGGAGGAACGGCGTGGGCAACGGACGATGGGGATCGGCCGTCAAGCCACCAGTATGTGCTGGAAAGTGCGGAGCGCTATGCTCTGGGGGATCGGATACGGCTGAACGAGCGGGAATGGATCGTGGCGGGATCGGAATCCTGCATGGAAGCTGGACTGCTGCGAACCCGTTACAATCTGTGCGAGCCGGAAGGGCTGGTACAGCCAAGGTATGGCAATCCGCGAATGATCGGGGGCCGATTAAGAGGGAAGGTTCAGCAGGTGCAGCAGGATCGTGTACAGGTCGAGCTGGATACGGAGAGCCAGGCAGCGGCTGGTCGTGATGCGGCCGAGGCAGACAAGAGCAAGGCAGCCTCTGCCGGGAAGTCGGACAAGGTCGAAGGGAGCTGGTTCGGGTATCGAACGCCTTACGCCGGTGGCGGTCATACAGGCTGGTACAGTATGCCGGAGCCGGGGGATGCGGTGGAGATCCTCCTGCCGTGCGCGGAGGAAGGTGCGGCTTACGCGGTGGAGCATGTGCGTGTGAAGGCGCTGGGAAGCGACCCGGAAGTGAAGAGCTGGCGTCATCGGGGCGGAGCAGGCATCGCGCTGGAGCCGGAACGGCTGCTCGTGGAGGCGGGAGCAGGGGTTCAGATCCGGCTGGACGGATCGGGGCTGACGGTGGAGAGCAGCGGAGAGCTGAAGCTGGACGGGGGTCATGTGCGGCTTACGTCTGGAGGCCGCATGAAGCTGGAAGCGAGCGAGGCGGTCTACCTGCGCGGCGGGGCGAGCAGCGTGGTGCTGGATGGGGAGAGCGATGTGAGAACCCCGTTGTTGAAGCAGGAGGGTCGCACGAAGAAGCCCGTGACGGTGAAGCCGTTGCCGCGCGTGTACGAGCCGCCGCTGATGCCGATGGCGGACTATGAGGCGGCGCAGCGAGCGGAGCAGGAGGCGGCAGCCGCGGCTGCCGGGATCGGAGCGGTAGGGGCTGGAGCTGCGGGAGCGGGTCTGCTGGGAGTGAAGGCGGGATCACTGCTGAGCGCAGGACTGGCGCTGGTGGGGATGATCCCGGTGATTGGCGGTGTGCTGAAGGGAGCGATGACGGCAGGCTTGACGGCGCTGGGCATGCTGCCGAGGACAGGAGCCGCGTCCATAGGCGCGGTGGTCGGCATGCGAGCAGGGGCTCCGTCCGCCGGAGGCAGCGGAGGCGGCGTGTGGTCGGATCTTGCCGCGCTGCTGATCGCGCTGAAGCAGGGACAGCCGCTGGACATCGGGGATGTGGTGACGCTGGCGCGGAAGATTCAGCAGCACTGGAGCTGGTCCGAGCTGTTAAGGCAATTGATGGAGGAGATGAACAGGCGTTCAGCGGCAAGAGCCCGTTGGGGACCTGAGGAGACTACGAAGCCCGTCTCAACTCCCGGGGTAGCAGATACGCTGTTAATCGATCCAGCGAGGCTGGATGATGAGGATATGATCAATCAGGCGATGAAGGATCACACGGAACATCTGAACGGAACATATGAGATTAAGAGTGAGATTGATCTGGATATAATCGAGCTGCAGATGGTGTCCGAAGGGAGTAAAGCCTATGCGAAGATCCGAGAGAGCTTGCTGAAGAATTCATTTCGAGGCGATGAAGCAGCCCTGGAGCGATGGATGAAGCGATTCAAAGATCCGGGAACGCGGGGGAAAGCGATCCTGGAGCTGAAGCAGGGCATCGGATTGACAAGGGAACCCACATCAGCGCAGTCGGAGCGAAATCGAGCGGCAGAAGTGTATCTGGTGATGAGTGATGTACTAAGGAAAGACCCATCGAGCGGAGAATATGAGGGACTGAAAAAAGACGCAATCCGCTGGTACCAGCAGTTGTATCCGAACAAAAGCAAGAGTGAGGCGGAGCAATGGTTTGCGCGTCTGACACAGAGCGGAGGGAGAGCGAGCGAGGAGCAGGTAGACGAGGCGTGGAGCGAGTTCTGGGAACGGTACAATGAACAGCAGGCGGCGAATGACCAGTTCTGGTTCGGAATGATGGCGTTGGCCGATGCGGTGATGTCGATTCGAGACGTCAAGAACGCATCGCGATACGGCACGATGGGCTTGACGAGCGGTGGAGGAACGCCGCCAAGACCGAATGCGAACGGAAGCAGCCCGTCGAAGAACACGGGAACGAACCCACCGCCAGCAGCGCCGAAGGCGAAGCCGGAGGAGCCCTCGTCTGGCACAGGGAACGGGAAGAAGGATGGAGGAAACAGTGGCAAGGGTGGCGAAGGAAGTAAGGGAAGTGGTAGTGAGGGGACGGGTGAACTCGTTCGAAATAAAGGATTGGCGAATTTCACAGTAGAAGAAATTTCGAATCTTAAGAATCATGTTATCGAGGAAGCGCAAATGCTCAAAGACATTGGTCTTACGAATAAGCAACTGGGTCCAGCGGTAGCGGGAGTATACGATAAAACTACTGGTAAAATTTATACGGCTATTAATGATGTCGATGGATTAGTGCCGAAAGAATTACATCCAATAATCAAAGAAAGAATTAAGAATATGCCACAGGGTGTCAAAGATTCGTATACTTTTACGTATGGTGCAGGATCGCATGCAGAAGTATATGCTGCAAATAAGGCATTATTAGCTAATTCCAATGCCCGGATCGAGGATTTAATAGTATACGTTATTAAACCAGGAAGTGTAACAAAACCAGTAAAGGATGTACCTTTCCATACATGTGCACACTGTAACTACATTTTAAAGGATTTTAATATTATCTCTGATTTACCTTGA
- a CDS encoding DUF4280 domain-containing protein, with protein sequence MSTSQPVQVEPGKGVKQSYVVAGAILSCSCGTQPTRLELPLSHGVSIKGKAQANVGDYVSGRNIVSFGNCSSVQNPAVQSSTMVDSYGVKKSPCVPVLTMPWIGGKEDVQIEGRSALLSGCRHQCLYGGSIRIEDDGQNLE encoded by the coding sequence ATGTCAACATCGCAGCCTGTTCAGGTTGAGCCAGGTAAGGGAGTGAAGCAGAGCTATGTGGTTGCAGGAGCGATCCTGAGCTGCTCATGCGGCACACAGCCGACACGGCTGGAGCTACCGCTTAGCCATGGGGTATCGATCAAAGGCAAGGCTCAGGCGAATGTGGGGGATTATGTTAGCGGGCGCAATATTGTCAGCTTCGGCAATTGTTCTAGTGTACAGAATCCAGCCGTGCAGAGCAGCACGATGGTCGATTCATACGGAGTGAAAAAATCGCCTTGTGTGCCCGTATTAACGATGCCCTGGATCGGGGGCAAGGAGGATGTGCAGATTGAGGGCCGGTCAGCGCTGCTGAGCGGATGTCGTCACCAGTGCCTGTATGGCGGGAGCATCCGAATCGAGGACGACGGACAAAATCTGGAGTGA
- a CDS encoding AraC family transcriptional regulator, producing MIQPAREVNEWFSPDGIDKMAQLWARSLITLVDVRLSHIHSGTPLINYRMPTSIQVFISGGMANVQLNHTVYAVDRFAVFHGGKGTKLSIWALDGSIDVFMVLYKAELPAKRSEDVRCLMEQINPFKQQFGCVPSNPIMLKSLFQQMFDHWLLVSPLEQFHAKTLLYQSVREIYNDLRTDRLKLLQPDPVSSTKRYLDEQYVNPVLFEEIAHMFAISRGQLTRLFKRRFGMSLQEYVTLKRLKSASEGLLYTNATIKEVAMSCGMVEELNLIRLFKKYYRMTPSEYRNKKIAAMHDCDIDNHYQHLYNEKGLEDVVEIQGDGDYRMLQQMKSKELIIAATMCLLLLLSGCSSSTPTNLDEAVQANVKGNETTNETTNETRTISTVLGDVEVPTNPQRVVVQYLMGDVVALGINPVGISEVYDGAAFAGLVSEAADLGWMPDWDGEDVMGLQPDLILVIGEEYVDKFSKIAPTVFVPYGEMTVDERITFMGEVLNRQEEAAAVLEEYKTTLETAKFKLIKAGFDQITVSVFEGGSDATMTVFGNKFGAGSVVYASLGLRAPKAVQTAILDKGIYNEVVSFEVLATYSGEFIIRNSYEGMADLSNDMIWNSLKAVQKNQVIEMDFGLNYYTDIYSAMAQINYVSSQLLQRLE from the coding sequence ATGATTCAACCAGCTAGGGAAGTAAATGAATGGTTCAGTCCTGATGGGATAGACAAGATGGCACAACTATGGGCTCGTTCGCTCATCACATTGGTTGACGTGCGGTTGAGTCACATCCACTCTGGAACTCCATTGATCAACTATCGCATGCCAACCAGTATACAGGTGTTTATTAGCGGTGGAATGGCTAACGTGCAATTAAATCATACGGTCTATGCAGTGGATCGTTTTGCCGTGTTTCATGGCGGCAAGGGTACAAAGCTCAGTATATGGGCGCTAGACGGTTCTATTGATGTGTTCATGGTGCTATACAAAGCAGAACTGCCAGCTAAACGGAGTGAAGATGTCCGTTGCTTGATGGAGCAAATCAACCCTTTCAAACAGCAGTTTGGTTGTGTCCCAAGCAATCCGATCATGCTCAAGAGCTTGTTTCAACAGATGTTCGATCATTGGCTGCTTGTCTCGCCATTGGAGCAGTTCCATGCCAAAACCTTGTTATATCAATCGGTTCGCGAGATCTACAATGATTTGCGTACCGATCGCTTGAAGCTATTACAACCCGACCCCGTGAGTTCTACCAAGCGTTATTTGGACGAACAATATGTGAATCCTGTGCTTTTTGAAGAAATAGCCCATATGTTTGCTATAAGCAGAGGGCAATTGACACGGCTGTTTAAAAGAAGATTCGGGATGAGTCTGCAGGAGTATGTGACGCTGAAGCGGCTTAAATCAGCCTCTGAGGGGTTGCTTTACACCAATGCAACCATCAAGGAAGTGGCGATGAGCTGTGGCATGGTGGAAGAGCTTAATCTAATACGTCTATTTAAAAAATATTATCGGATGACGCCAAGCGAATATCGGAACAAAAAGATAGCTGCGATGCACGATTGTGATATTGATAACCATTATCAACATCTCTACAATGAAAAAGGGTTAGAGGATGTAGTCGAAATTCAAGGAGATGGGGATTACAGAATGCTTCAACAAATGAAGAGCAAGGAGCTCATCATCGCCGCGACGATGTGTCTCTTGCTTTTATTATCAGGGTGCTCTTCCTCCACGCCAACGAATCTGGATGAGGCAGTACAGGCAAATGTCAAGGGGAACGAGACAACTAACGAAACAACTAATGAAACAAGAACGATAAGTACGGTGTTGGGTGATGTTGAGGTGCCAACGAATCCGCAGCGTGTTGTCGTGCAATATTTAATGGGCGATGTCGTTGCTCTGGGCATTAATCCTGTGGGCATCTCCGAGGTCTACGATGGTGCTGCCTTTGCCGGCCTTGTATCTGAGGCCGCTGATCTGGGATGGATGCCTGATTGGGACGGGGAGGATGTGATGGGACTGCAGCCGGACCTTATCCTTGTAATTGGGGAAGAGTACGTGGACAAATTTTCGAAAATCGCGCCTACTGTATTTGTACCATATGGCGAAATGACAGTAGATGAGCGGATTACATTTATGGGCGAGGTGTTGAATAGACAGGAAGAGGCGGCTGCAGTGCTTGAGGAGTATAAAACGACGTTGGAGACGGCGAAATTCAAGCTGATCAAGGCTGGTTTTGACCAAATCACGGTATCCGTCTTCGAGGGTGGTTCCGATGCGACCATGACTGTCTTTGGTAACAAATTTGGTGCGGGAAGTGTCGTTTACGCCTCATTGGGCCTGCGTGCGCCAAAGGCTGTACAGACAGCTATATTGGATAAAGGAATCTACAATGAAGTGGTATCTTTTGAAGTATTGGCTACATACAGCGGCGAATTTATTATTCGCAATAGTTACGAAGGTATGGCGGATTTATCTAACGACATGATCTGGAATTCGCTGAAAGCCGTGCAAAAAAATCAGGTCATTGAAATGGACTTTGGCCTGAACTACTATACAGACATTTATTCTGCTATGGCTCAAATTAATTATGTCTCTTCACAATTGTTGCAACGGTTGGAATAA
- a CDS encoding IS4 family transposase, producing MPKFHYSSFSGKAAAVPFSIFKALFHLIVRKCNRETRRKLRFPKELLLIDSTTMTVGKTRLPWAPYHGERAAIKLHVALQDRNMQPLKVTETVGSKHDGPVCESLENTDFVMVMDRAYGKLEHLDRYKQEGQSFVFRLRDNVHLEKPHALQRLISEDSSVIRDTTCQLGTPQCRSQQRHRVVIFRDFEGKEIRVVTDLMGITAEQIALIYKASWKIEAF from the coding sequence TTGCCCAAATTTCATTATTCCTCTTTTTCAGGCAAAGCAGCAGCGGTACCTTTTTCGATCTTCAAGGCACTTTTCCATCTCATTGTCCGTAAATGCAACCGGGAAACCAGGCGGAAGCTGCGCTTCCCCAAGGAATTGCTGCTCATTGACTCCACCACGATGACCGTAGGAAAAACCAGATTGCCTTGGGCTCCCTATCATGGAGAACGTGCCGCGATTAAACTGCATGTTGCCTTGCAGGACCGAAACATGCAACCGCTTAAGGTCACAGAAACGGTTGGCTCCAAGCACGACGGACCGGTGTGCGAGTCGTTGGAAAACACCGATTTTGTTATGGTCATGGATCGCGCTTATGGCAAATTGGAGCATTTGGATCGCTATAAACAAGAGGGACAATCCTTTGTGTTTCGGCTTCGTGACAATGTTCATTTAGAAAAACCACACGCATTACAACGTCTTATTTCAGAAGACTCTTCTGTGATTCGCGATACCACTTGTCAGTTGGGTACGCCTCAATGTCGTTCCCAGCAGCGTCACCGTGTCGTCATCTTCCGTGATTTTGAGGGCAAAGAAATTCGCGTTGTTACGGATTTAATGGGAATAACTGCTGAACAAATCGCTCTGATTTATAAAGCAAGCTGGAAAATAGAGGCTTTTTAA
- the nfi gene encoding deoxyribonuclease V (cleaves DNA at apurinic or apyrimidinic sites), translated as MKGVNVIEPVIQHSWDISESQAIILQKELALKVIKEDQLKHVNYIAGVDVAYSKNNDRLVAAVIILDATTQNLIESSVVEDIPSFPYIPGLFSFRELPPVIKAFSKISVTPDLIVCDGQGVAHPRRFGLASHLGVLLNTPTIGCGKTKLLGDYEDPGIKRGDYSTLLDNNDEIGIVLRTQNNVKPIYVSIGHRISLPTACKWILQLAPRFRLPETTRQADQLVNRSLAFLEKDDKR; from the coding sequence ATGAAAGGAGTAAATGTTATCGAACCAGTTATTCAGCACTCTTGGGATATAAGCGAATCACAAGCAATTATTCTACAAAAAGAGCTTGCCTTAAAAGTAATAAAGGAAGACCAACTAAAGCATGTTAACTATATTGCGGGTGTTGACGTTGCCTACAGCAAAAATAATGATAGATTAGTAGCAGCAGTTATAATACTTGATGCCACTACACAGAATTTAATTGAAAGCAGTGTAGTTGAAGATATTCCCAGTTTCCCTTATATCCCTGGATTGTTTTCATTTAGAGAATTACCTCCAGTTATTAAAGCATTCAGTAAAATATCTGTTACACCAGATTTAATAGTGTGTGATGGACAAGGCGTTGCTCATCCGAGACGATTCGGGTTAGCAAGTCATTTAGGGGTGCTGCTTAACACTCCAACAATTGGTTGTGGCAAAACTAAGTTACTTGGTGATTATGAAGATCCTGGTATTAAAAGAGGAGATTATTCGACATTACTTGATAATAACGACGAAATCGGTATTGTATTAAGAACACAAAATAATGTAAAACCTATTTACGTGTCTATCGGACATCGAATTTCTTTACCTACGGCATGCAAATGGATTTTGCAACTTGCTCCTCGTTTCCGCTTACCAGAGACAACACGCCAAGCAGATCAATTAGTAAATAGGTCTTTAGCTTTTTTGGAAAAGGACGATAAGCGATAG
- a CDS encoding pentapeptide repeat-containing protein: MNREQIRENFRKQAVPACMQELRQELERRWRQGKEAWRQEAVQMLDLQFHEIAFHQANGSKGAIAMVTYSVLRTSLIPGERWTKEQRNESGPGASDRKESVQGFDFGPSGEKEALRGFGLGQGGKMEQAGKLDLQQDSGWKQGRGLVHAHEAVQSQNQVENEATERMLYLVEATDERWLLDRAPIRHIYEASWLLPALTAFRERLSREAGKRSYQGAIDANELEHACQLAVPLLNAYVVALLREAFQEACVLESFGRLERADSFEARVGEYRDQSESIYRVEQTTAISDKLRAWLEEKEEQGYAYQAFDGALLDEGDYDGLDMRYTAFRSCSLKGSSIQKAVLAGSRWENCALDGCHFIGSRLYGASFAGCALAGSRFAAVDADAGVTALPWGPPPTEGLRFERCNLSGAAFPYARLRGAIFRDSRLAEVSFFGAELEGACFAGSDLRGADFTGAQITGADFRGAQLDDGALLRAFVRRSGPLPLVGEQTEEEIRSVAAADHRVELQGDDATPVQQGLYATTAVTVPSAYAGRMRSPGLMRLEELPYTAGAASYFKLMADTRAKETLQVPELGKVYGELLRGGLARGAALPEQGEPLHVAIQAQAAVVYPDLIEHPVPLVSDRLKRVLEMYVPAADWQLVVLADVARCRQELYWVPLLQVIAGAGEGTEWHRDGTVRQLVLNSSQVTSAVFRVQEMHSLAIYVELAVAESILRRGMTGIRLEPVMSGEPRDTRLLHNEAEEVEKEKEMEMEMEPGH; the protein is encoded by the coding sequence GTGAATCGAGAGCAAATCCGGGAAAATTTTCGAAAGCAGGCTGTTCCGGCTTGTATGCAGGAGCTGAGGCAGGAGCTGGAGAGGCGCTGGAGGCAGGGCAAGGAGGCGTGGAGGCAGGAGGCGGTGCAGATGCTGGATCTTCAGTTTCACGAGATCGCCTTCCATCAGGCGAATGGGAGCAAGGGAGCCATCGCGATGGTGACTTACTCTGTTCTGCGTACCTCGCTGATCCCAGGGGAGAGATGGACAAAGGAGCAGCGGAACGAGTCCGGGCCTGGAGCAAGCGACAGGAAGGAGAGCGTGCAAGGGTTCGATTTTGGACCAAGCGGGGAGAAGGAGGCCTTGCGCGGTTTCGGTCTTGGTCAAGGCGGGAAAATGGAGCAGGCTGGGAAGCTCGATCTTCAACAAGACTCTGGATGGAAACAGGGACGAGGGCTTGTGCATGCGCATGAGGCAGTACAGAGCCAGAATCAGGTGGAGAACGAAGCAACAGAGCGGATGCTGTACCTGGTGGAAGCAACGGATGAGCGCTGGCTGCTGGATAGAGCGCCTATTCGGCATATCTATGAGGCATCCTGGCTGCTGCCCGCACTGACGGCCTTCAGGGAGAGATTAAGCCGGGAAGCAGGGAAGCGGAGCTATCAGGGCGCAATAGATGCCAATGAGCTGGAGCATGCCTGCCAGCTCGCTGTCCCGCTGCTGAATGCTTATGTGGTTGCGCTGCTGCGGGAGGCGTTCCAGGAGGCGTGTGTTCTGGAGAGCTTCGGGCGATTAGAGCGGGCAGACAGCTTTGAGGCTAGAGTCGGGGAATATCGGGATCAGAGCGAGTCGATCTATCGTGTGGAGCAGACAACGGCTATCTCCGACAAGCTCAGGGCATGGCTGGAGGAGAAGGAAGAGCAGGGATATGCCTATCAAGCCTTTGACGGCGCATTGCTGGATGAAGGTGACTATGATGGGCTGGATATGCGTTATACGGCCTTTCGCAGTTGTAGTCTGAAGGGGAGCAGCATACAGAAGGCTGTACTAGCAGGAAGCAGATGGGAAAACTGTGCATTGGATGGTTGCCACTTCATAGGCAGCCGTCTCTATGGCGCAAGCTTTGCCGGGTGTGCGTTGGCAGGCAGCAGGTTTGCAGCGGTAGATGCCGACGCCGGTGTAACCGCTCTGCCGTGGGGACCGCCGCCGACAGAGGGACTCCGATTCGAGCGCTGTAATCTGAGCGGTGCAGCTTTTCCATACGCACGGTTGCGTGGGGCTATATTTCGGGACAGTCGGCTGGCAGAGGTGTCGTTCTTTGGCGCAGAGCTGGAGGGGGCTTGCTTTGCCGGGTCTGACCTGCGCGGTGCGGATTTTACCGGAGCGCAGATCACTGGGGCAGATTTCCGCGGGGCGCAGTTGGATGACGGCGCGTTGCTGCGGGCGTTCGTTCGCCGCAGCGGACCGCTGCCCCTGGTCGGGGAGCAGACGGAAGAGGAGATCAGGTCGGTGGCGGCTGCTGACCACCGGGTTGAGCTGCAGGGGGATGATGCTACTCCAGTGCAGCAGGGATTATATGCGACCACTGCGGTGACTGTCCCATCTGCCTATGCGGGGAGGATGAGGTCGCCTGGATTGATGCGGCTGGAGGAGCTGCCTTATACGGCGGGGGCGGCGAGCTATTTTAAGCTGATGGCAGATACGAGGGCAAAGGAGACGCTGCAGGTACCGGAACTGGGCAAGGTGTATGGCGAACTGTTGCGTGGAGGCTTGGCGCGCGGAGCGGCGCTTCCAGAGCAGGGAGAGCCGCTTCATGTGGCGATCCAGGCGCAGGCCGCTGTTGTCTACCCGGATCTGATCGAGCATCCGGTACCGCTCGTGTCGGATCGGCTGAAACGAGTGTTGGAGATGTATGTGCCGGCTGCCGACTGGCAGCTTGTTGTTTTGGCGGATGTGGCGCGCTGTCGCCAGGAGCTGTATTGGGTACCGCTGCTGCAGGTCATTGCTGGAGCCGGAGAAGGTACGGAGTGGCACAGGGACGGCACTGTGCGGCAGCTTGTGCTGAATTCGAGTCAAGTAACTTCGGCCGTATTCCGAGTGCAGGAAATGCATAGCCTGGCCATCTATGTCGAGCTGGCAGTTGCCGAGAGCATCCTGCGCCGAGGGATGACAGGGATTAGGCTGGAGCCTGTGATGAGTGGCGAGCCAAGGGACACGCGATTACTGCATAACGAAGCGGAGGAAGTGGAAAAGGAAAAGGAAATGGAAATGGAAATGGAGCCAGGCCACTAG